The Myxococcales bacterium genome includes the window GCGGCACCACGCCGCCATCGGTCGCGACGACGTCAAACCACGTGCCGTGAATATGAATGGAGTGGTGATCCATCGGCCCCATGTTGCCGAGGTGGATGCGCACGGTCTCGCCCAACTCGGCGTGCAGCGGCTCGGTAGCGGGAAAGGCCTTGCCGTTGAACGTGAGCACGTTGAAGTCGCTCATGGCGCTGGGGTCGGGGCGTGCCGCGCCAGGCAAGATCTTCCATTCGTGCGACATCAGGCTGTATTCGCGATCGGCGCCGCGGTCGCCGCGCGGCCGCACGATGAGCATGCCAACCATCCCAAGCGCAATCTGCGTCATCTCATCGCACTGCGAGTGATACATAAAGGTGCCCGCGCGATCGAGGACGAACTCGTAGCGAAAGGTCTGGCCCGGCGCGATGCGGCGCTGATGCAGCCCGGCGACGCCATCCATGCCACTTGGAAGCACGAGGCCATGCCAGTGCACCGAGGTCGGCGCCGGCAGCTTGTTGCTGACATAGATCACCACGCGCTCGCCGACGATGCCCTCGATGACTGGGCCCGGCGTGTGGCCATTGAAGCCCCACGCCTTGATCACGAGGCCCTTCATGATTTCGTGATCGAATTCCTCGGCGATCAGATGAAACACCCGCGCATCGCGTTTGCGCGAGCTAGGCAGCAGCGCGCCGTTGGGCACCACGAGGCCTCGTTCGCCGCGCCCTACCGAGGAAGCCATTGGCGGTGACGCGGGCGCCTGCGAAGACGTTAGTGCCTGCGTGCCCTGGGTCTGCGCCCCCGCTTGCCGCGCCGCAAGCGTCGCCCCGACAAACAAGCCACCGCCTACTAATTCTCGTCTGGTTAATTTCATGGGGCCCGCCTTTCTACAAGCATCTGCTTAGTGACTCGCCGCTGCGGCTGCTTGATCGCCGATCGGCGCGGCGGGCGCCGCGGCTGCCGCGCCGTTGGGCACATGGCCGCGTCGCAGCGCCTCGACATCTGCGATGGCTTGCCAAAATTCTTTGCTGACGTCGATGAGCATCAGCTGCGCCTCAAGCGTGCGCTGCCGCGCCATGAGCAACTCGAATGGGCCTTGCGCCATCGCGTTGTATTGCAGCACCGCCGCCGCCAAGGTTTGTTCGCGCAGCGGCACCATGACGGTCGCGAGATGGCGCGCCCGCGCATGCGCCGACGCGACCCGCGCCTGCGCAGCGGCGACCGCGGCCGCCAACTCACTGGCCGCGAGCTCCACATCAAATCCGGCCACGCGCATCGCGGCATTGGCGACCTGCCGCGCACCGCGACCCTGGCCAAATAAGGGCAACGAAATCGCCGCCGCGGGGCCGAGCTCCCAACCCTCGTCGCCATAGGACGCGGATACGCCGACGCCGAGCGATGGCAGCCATTGCCTCACGCTCGACGCTGAGCGCGCGCTGGTCGCTGCATCGGCCCGGGCCACCGCGCCGCGCACGCGCAAGTTGGCCTTCGCAGCTTGATCAGGCAGAGCCTGCAAATCGGGCGCAGCCTTGGGCAGCTCAAGTGCATCACTACCGAGCGTCAGACGTGTTCCTTGCCGCACCCCCAACGCACGGGCGAGCGCCGCGCTCGCAATAGCGACCTGTGTTTCGCGTTGCCAGACCACCTGCCGCATTGCCTCGTGGGCATCCTTGGCCTGCAGCAAAAATAACTCGGTGATATTGCCGGCGTCGCGCAGACGCTGCGCCAAGGTCGCGCCTGCCGCCGCCGCGTCAAGCGCCTCGCGCGCCAGCGCCAGTGAGGTTTTCGCCGCCTGGGCCTCGTAATATGCCCAGCTCGCCTCGCGCAGCACCTCATAGGCCGCGCTGAGCAGCGCCAACTGTGCGCCGCGCAGGCCAGCCCGCGCCTCGCCATGGCGTGCGGGCGCGCCGATCAGCGACGTTAGATCTTGCATGATGTCGATCTCAAAGCGTTCCGCGGATCCAGGGTGATACGTGCCATGCAGGCTAAGCGCCGCCGGCTTCCACGCATCCATCGCCATGCCGCGCGACGAGGCCACGAGCGCCCATTGCTTGGCGATCTCGCGATGGTTGCCGAGAGCAAGCGTTTGCGCCGCAGCCAGGGTGAGCGGTGCTTCGAGCATGGCGTCCACCTCGGCCTGTTTCAGCAAGGTCATCGGCAGCTCCGCACCAACCGCATCGCGGAACTCAGCGCGCAATGGGGCCGATTGCCGTGCCGAGCCGTGCGCGCAACCACCGCCAGCAACTATCAAGCCGATAACCCACGTAAGCGATCGCCTCACCGCGGCAGTCGAGCACACAGCCGACGCCTTGACAATGTAATGTGCGGTATAGTCGCCGCCTCATGCTCGCCGCCTACTACGGCCACGTCAAAGCCGTCCACATCATCTTTGTGGTCAGTTGGTTTGCGGGACTTTTTTATCTGCCGCGATTGTTCATATATCACACCGAGGCGCAGCGCCGCGCGCCAGCCGAGGCCTCCGTGCTCTCCAGCCAATTTGTCCTCATGGAACGCCTGCTTTGGCAGGTCATCATGATGCCCGCGATGCTGCTCACCATCGGCAGCGGCTTGCTGATGCTTCACCTGCAGCGCGCCTGGCTCGATTTTGGCTGGATGCACGTCAAGCTCGGCTTTGTCGCCGTGTTGCTTGGCTACCACATCATCTGTGGCCGCTTGCGCACCGCGCTCGCCGCGGGACGCTTTCGCCTGACGTCGTTCCAATTGCGGTTGTGGAACGAGGTCGCCACGATTCTCTTGGTCGCCATCGTGTTTCTCGTGGTGCTCAAGTCGGCATTTGATTGGGTGTGGGGCGTGCTCGGCGTCGCCGCGTTTGCGGTGCTTATTATGCTGGCGGTGCGCATCTCCCGCGCGCTGCGTCGCCCCCCTGCCGCGCCATGATGGACCCGTCGCTGTGGATGCTCGCGGTTGCGCTCGCCGCCGATGCGGTGCTTGTCGCCGCGGTCATCGGCTCGCAAACTCGCCAGCTTCGCCACGGCATGATCCTCGCAGGTGCGACGGGGTTGGCCCAGGGGCTAATGCCGCTGCTAGGCGCTTGGCTCGGCGGGTTCGCGACCTCATTGGCGACATGGACCAACTATCTTGCCGCCGCGGTCTTTCTCATCTTGGCGTGGCGCCTCGCGCGTGGCGACGATGGCGACGATGGCGACGTTGTTGCCGGTCCGGCCCCGACCGTCGCGAAATATTTCATCATCGCGATCGCCACCAGCATTGATGCTCTTGTGG containing:
- a CDS encoding TolC family protein, coding for MTLLKQAEVDAMLEAPLTLAAAQTLALGNHREIAKQWALVASSRGMAMDAWKPAALSLHGTYHPGSAERFEIDIMQDLTSLIGAPARHGEARAGLRGAQLALLSAAYEVLREASWAYYEAQAAKTSLALAREALDAAAAGATLAQRLRDAGNITELFLLQAKDAHEAMRQVVWQRETQVAIASAALARALGVRQGTRLTLGSDALELPKAAPDLQALPDQAAKANLRVRGAVARADAATSARSASSVRQWLPSLGVGVSASYGDEGWELGPAAAISLPLFGQGRGARQVANAAMRVAGFDVELAASELAAAVAAAQARVASAHARARHLATVMVPLREQTLAAAVLQYNAMAQGPFELLMARQRTLEAQLMLIDVSKEFWQAIADVEALRRGHVPNGAAAAAPAAPIGDQAAAAASH
- a CDS encoding CopD family protein, encoding MLAAYYGHVKAVHIIFVVSWFAGLFYLPRLFIYHTEAQRRAPAEASVLSSQFVLMERLLWQVIMMPAMLLTIGSGLLMLHLQRAWLDFGWMHVKLGFVAVLLGYHIICGRLRTALAAGRFRLTSFQLRLWNEVATILLVAIVFLVVLKSAFDWVWGVLGVAAFAVLIMLAVRISRALRRPPAAP
- a CDS encoding manganese efflux pump; the encoded protein is MMDPSLWMLAVALAADAVLVAAVIGSQTRQLRHGMILAGATGLAQGLMPLLGAWLGGFATSLATWTNYLAAAVFLILAWRLARGDDGDDGDVVAGPAPTVAKYFIIAIATSIDALVAGATFPALGFDPLPAAALIGGVTFIGCAAAFFAGAALFARFGRAVRYVGAGLLVIIAVRGVI
- a CDS encoding copper oxidase translates to MKLTRRELVGGGLFVGATLAARQAGAQTQGTQALTSSQAPASPPMASSVGRGERGLVVPNGALLPSSRKRDARVFHLIAEEFDHEIMKGLVIKAWGFNGHTPGPVIEGIVGERVVIYVSNKLPAPTSVHWHGLVLPSGMDGVAGLHQRRIAPGQTFRYEFVLDRAGTFMYHSQCDEMTQIALGMVGMLIVRPRGDRGADREYSLMSHEWKILPGAARPDPSAMSDFNVLTFNGKAFPATEPLHAELGETVRIHLGNMGPMDHHSIHIHGTWFDVVATDGGVVPRSARVPETTTLLPVGATRTIEFVARAPGDWPLHCHMTHHAMNQMGHGSPNMVGVDTRGVGGQIMRHAPGYMPMGQTGMWDMAEMEMPVPANSVAMRGGLGPHGIIDMGGMFTVIKVRRQGDTFDGWYPHGGDATAREASAADLAADGIVLK